The nucleotide window TTCACCTAAAGCATATGGAAGTTGGAATCAAAACCGATTCAATGGTGTCATGGACCATGgggcaaatttttttttaatttccaaactatttttttttttaaagtctgatagatatatgttttttttttaaataccagaagtagtttttaaaataaatctatagaaataaaaaaatattttcatataataaatttagaccctttttcttatttttaatataaaaatacatgtattttatGTAAGCCGGTCCTGGTTGGAATGAGTAAAATATATGGATTATAGAACGTGAGGTATAAACAAGATGTAACTTCGGGATAGGATTATATTACACTTACCTTACAAAACGGCGTGACGACGAAGATACTACGACACGTCCCGCCGTGGAACTGCACGACTGATTCCAAATCTTGTCAAACAATGACTTTACATTGATGTAATATTTCCAGTTACAATCAAATTTGTCGACATGTACAGTCTTAGAAGTAATATCCTTTTAGCCATTAGATTGATGTAGTCTTTCCAGGTTAATTATATAAAGGCTGCTGTAATGTATTTCAATTAATTGtgatttctaataatttttgattatatactgtaaaatataaattttgtagTAATTGCCATcgatatacaaaaataaaataaaactaggataagatccgcgccttgcgcggaattaagttattatttttattatattttggagaatgaaacaatagtttggcttcatttggattacgggtgttcaacccggatatcgggttggtttcggttcggttcgatttttttggtatttggttagtaaaatataactactattctaaatccatatttactttgactttaatctttcacatacttttgaaagatttcaactggacgactaaattgatcagccaatcttgttgctttaaatcattagtgtttatatatatatatatatatatatatatatattatttagtttgaatatttattaaataaaaattcatatgcgttatattttatgatcatttgtaacttataacaaaaaaataatctattgatcacaaaattttcagaatgggaatattcaaatttctaataatatatagacgttttgaaaaattcaaatataacatataaaaaacaatataaatgtttttattatatatttaatgtgattttttaatatctttcaataatataaaattaaaaaaaagaactaagataccaaaattgttatcaaatatttattattcataataattaattttcatatatacgttaatcatattaggtaatttcgtagcttctaattaaggaaagtgcaaaaaaaattttggtagattatttatcaattcgatagttagtttaataaaaaatataatgtaagtcaagatggatcaacctatttttctaagaatagtatattttatatagtcatttattaaatgagaatttataatcatacagttcaatgaccattcatatcattttataactgaatatttaaatcatcgataacaaaattttcaatgtgaaatctttaataagtttataatttataaatgcttttgaaaattcattgaaagttttaatattaaaatatttatgtaatcttatggtatatagtataatatatatatatatataaatatatgttttattattaaatgatattttttactcatatggttttaaaataatgtgtatcttcttataatattaaataaaagttcatattaatacaattttatgatcatttgtaacttattatgacaaaaaaaatctattgatcacaaaattttcagagtggggatcttcaaatttctaagaatttatagacgttttgaaaaattcaaaatataacatataagaaaaattataaatgcttttattatatatttaatgtgatttttaaatatattttaataatataaaattaaaaaaagaactaagatacaaaaattgttatcaaatatttattattcattataattaattttcacatatacgttaaacatattaggtaatttcgtagcttttatttaaggaaagtgtaaaacattttttggtacattatttatcaattcgatagttagtttaataaaaagtgtaatataagttaagatggaccaacctatttttctaggaatagtatattttgtatagttatttattaaataagaatttataatcatacggttctatgatcgttcatatcgttttataacaaaatatttaaatcatcgataacaaaattttcaatctgaaatctttaataagtttataatttataaatgttcttgaaaatttattgaaagttttaatattaaaatatttatgtaatcttatggtatatagtgtttaatatatatatatatatatttattttattattaaatgatatttttaatcatatggttttaaaatcatgtgtatcttcttataataaaaatgttaaaccattgatcattaatttttaacataataattttaatagttttagtcatttattgtcgtttttaaaaattcaaaatataacatatacgaaaaaatctaaattttatttttatagctaatttgattgtttaatttattttaataatataaattaaacaaaaaatgatggaggagatatacattgttatcaaatctttattattaaactcattaattgtcatatatatattagtcatttatggtaatttcgtaggttttatttaaggaaagaaaatatcatatcatatcattatatcatatagtttgaccaacttatgtatctaacaacatataaaaatcgaatgtggacctacttattttttaattgaatgtaattgactacctaattgagtgccacctatgcattggggcctcttttaattaatacaaaattgaggttacatcttttcaaatgttcctcaattaatatataagggataaatAAATTCGTAGCAATTTCAATTAGTCGTGTGAAACAAATAACTTCCTTGTGTAATGATATCTTCCTAGCAATTTCCTACTGTGGAATAAGACTCCACTAAAAGAGTCTAATTCCTTCAAAATTTTCTTACACGttcttaacaaaataaaaactttcttgTACGTTCTCAATATATATTGCATGTATAAATTGCCCCTCACATATAGACGTGCAGACTACAcataaaaaaagagaaatggAGTCTGCTAAATCAAACATCAATGGCCACCAAAATGTCATCGTGATGCGTCACGGCGATCGAATGGACCGTTTTGAGCCACTCTGGGCTTCGACCGCTGAAAGACCGTGGGACCCGCCGCTCATTCACCACGGTAAGGTTCGAGCCTTTCAAACCGGTCAAAGAATCAGTTCTCAGGTTTCGTTTCCAGTTCACCGTGTCTTTGTCTCTCCTTTCCTACGTTGCATCCAGACTGCTGTTGAAGTTGTCGCCGCTCTCTCCGCCGTCTCTTCCATTGATAACTCTAAGCTCAAGGTTAGGCACCATATCGCCCTAgctatacatatataaatatgaagTATGTGTATCTACAAAGTATACGTGTAGGGCGGACCCACTTGACAAGGGATGGGTGATCAATTGACACcggtaaaaataaaatataaaagatttgTAAGCTGGGTTCATTAGTATGTTGTAGCATAGTTGGTCTTAAATTCCCGCACTGAACCCCAAATCAGGGTTCAATTTTTCCCAATAACACCTATGTCCCCAGTCTAATTTTCTGGTGGGTCAGCCACTACGTGTATGTAAGTTAAGATATATACACTCACATCTTACGTGTACTTTTTGATTCAAGGAATCTAGATGCTAATGCCTTGTCTCGTCTGCTCCAGGTAGCTATAGAGTTTGGATTGTGCGAGATACTGAACTCATTGGCTATTAAGAGTAACGTTGCTCCCAAAGATGGGAAGTTTGATTTCAATATTTCAGATCTTGAAGCTATGTTTCCTGAAGGAACAGTGGACCATAATGTCGATATGGTTTATAAAGAGGTAACTCTAGATCTGAGTTTTTAAGTTCTTCATTTCTGAGTATAACTTGATATAGATATATTTGAATCATGATTCCATGTTGGGTCGGTGTAGTTGCCACAATGGGGAGAATCTGCGGAAGGCTTCAGGGAACGATATGTTAATACATTGAAAGTTCTTGCACAGAAGTATCCTTCTGAGAACTTGCTCTTAATCACTCATCGTAAGCAAAACTGATTATGgcatttttagtttaaaatcaaaaccaacatcTCTCTAATCTTGCGAAACGTTTCTTTTAGGGGGAGGAGTAAGTACTATACTTTACAAGTACTTAAAAGACGCAACCAAGCGCTTGGTAGATTATTGTGGTTGTGTTGACTTGAGAAGACAGGATGGGTTTGGTGAGTCTGTGGATTTCGAGGTGGTTACTAGTCATGGAGTGTCTTTCAGGGAACACAATGTCCCAATACATGACCCTGTAATAAGCCAATCTCCGGTTTAGCCGGTTTAATTCGGGCACGTTGATACTGTTTTTTTGCTAAacttttttgctaaattgtaaatattagTACGAAATAAACTTTGAAGTTTGCGAGAtctataaaaacaaattatatgcTTGATTACAcggaaaaaaagtttttaaaaaatacatgtaATAAAAAACAATCGAAGCTGAAGCCTTAAGAGCATGAGCATTGGTGAACCCCTCTTTGGGGTTCAcaagtattttttaatatttttttgtgggtCCATGAATAGTTATGAACctgtaattgtttttttctgCATTGGTGAACCTGAAGAAGGAGttcataacaataaaataataatatttaaattttttttttaatattcaaattatccagaaaacaagaataaaatatttaaaatattattaaatttttgaaaactatTTATTCAATACATTAAAAGATTAGATTACATAAATTGAGaaatagaaaaacaaacaaagtttATTCATCTTCATCACCAAACTTTTGCTAAATATTTTCCATTAAATCAGTTTTCAAACGAGCATGCTTCTCTTGATCTCGAACTTCTCTGCGCATGCCTAACATATCACCGGCATGAATACTTTCTCTGGTTGTCACCTTTGAACTTCTGCTTGACTCTCTTGATTCGAACTCAGAAGTATTTATTTGAGCGTATCCGTGTCGTTCGTTCTCTACaatcatattgtgcaatatgacACAAGTTCTCGTTATCTTTCCTATCTTTTCCTTGTCCCACTGTAGAGCTGGGTTTTTAACAATTGCAAACCTCGACTGCAATACTCCAAAACCTcgttcgacatcttttctggCGGATTAATTAAAGAGATGGTACTGTTCATTTACGATTAACTAAAGACGGTCTTTATTAAAAAGAccggtgatttttttttttgtgcaacagaCCGGtgacttttacattttttttatcaaaaaacccgtgacttttataatttaaaaatatactgtTTTTATATGAGTGGTTCATTTTTctagttttataatttaaatatatgaaaatataaataatattattaatgaaACACATGTTTTAGTTCTTTACGTCATGTATAACTATTACAGCAAACGCCACCAACCACCATCAGAGCAGCAATGGCGTCGTGTGCTAATTCCAATACCACCGATGAATACCAAAACATCTTGATGATGCGTCACGGTGATCGCATTGACAAGATCAACCCGCTCTGGCTCGATACAGCTTCGAGACCTTGGGACCCTCCGCTCGTTCAGGACGGTTTGGTTCGTGCGTTTCAAACTGGTCAACGGATCCGATCTCAGATCCAGTTTCCTATCCACAGGGTCTTCGTCTCTCCCTTCATCCGCTGTGTTCAGACCGCTTTAGAAGTTATCGCCGCTCTCTCCGCCGTTGACTTAA belongs to Brassica rapa cultivar Chiifu-401-42 chromosome A07, CAAS_Brap_v3.01, whole genome shotgun sequence and includes:
- the LOC103830255 gene encoding uncharacterized protein LOC103830255 — protein: MESAKSNINGHQNVIVMRHGDRMDRFEPLWASTAERPWDPPLIHHGKVRAFQTGQRISSQVSFPVHRVFVSPFLRCIQTAVEVVAALSAVSSIDNSKLKVAIEFGLCEILNSLAIKSNVAPKDGKFDFNISDLEAMFPEGTVDHNVDMVYKELPQWGESAEGFRERYVNTLKVLAQKYPSENLLLITHRGGVSTILYKYLKDATKRLVDYCGCVDLRRQDGFGESVDFEVVTSHGVSFREHNVPIHDPVISQSPV